The Parachlamydia acanthamoebae genome has a window encoding:
- a CDS encoding ATP-binding protein: MKFFITIHNERSDEILSKNNLDGNINACESSSDLKSQPPRRLLPLPSRSPSEESKRIYFIKKLIDEDNKDTQLFSLRTKPLHFTGIVQSKFPSLLQLCSKMITKIIKKDCIVCQDATHSIISAIKSMVSHNGISKPFKSEEADSSNKKLEVGINKFVELAEEIKNFSGDRLLELGKGDYLRAVLESLERIFSRVLTPRVKRISSPHVIVVGESGVGKSTFIGYLLKAKIIFKSEDGKAMYESEQTDQFPEIGHQNSKTKGIAVFGSYIDTGGLFDTEGPSAEICNSMAVYLASQLYPLNRLVYMFDSAVFNNRARGFFDLIDRLRRILRDATSFEALSSILFVINDPAYTYQKSKKKIIVDIKHEIKILKKRLIKSGFSYSQLKEFNKDDAAQEDQKRFIEDNPEVPEIYEKITILKMILTIDNIEVLDLKSDISRQRVEKKLIAISFPPLPLNMENYVMGGFQKFKVILRDTANYFNSLFVRREQLTFQIKQNCLDLSKLERLIHCNVMIKDSNSKSCVQDNILEIRDIMNEHKKESNEWMDRLKETREYLAILKHQREEVVKDETLIFWKNASYRDIYPPIFLYWLTPTREFKQEACEFVQDIKYCHPNNDESLGKFIEKKKDGAIQIIYKPCGSFPKKIYQKDPSQYAQIEFFIKKKDHPLTLNRLLRIDWLINQFNFSEKYCERRIKHLQDINLKYQACEDQRLKSKENIESCVRKITDIKTNNCGLQNELKMISSKLSLHREWLCLVGKIIKAMKLNEKENQDENKIFNEFLNYVLKDRGIQDIRYEELMHGVHSNIETLKTKVFRGLFDAFKTYL, encoded by the coding sequence TTGAAATTTTTTATAACTATTCACAATGAAAGATCGGATGAAATCCTATCTAAAAATAATTTGGATGGAAATATAAATGCTTGTGAATCTTCATCTGATCTTAAATCACAGCCTCCACGACGGCTGTTACCTCTTCCTTCAAGGTCTCCGTCCGAAGAATCAAAAAGAATTTATTTCATCAAAAAATTGATTGATGAAGATAACAAAGATACTCAATTATTTTCCCTGCGAACCAAGCCGCTTCATTTTACAGGTATAGTTCAGTCTAAATTTCCTTCTCTTCTCCAGCTGTGTTCAAAAATGATTACAAAAATCATCAAAAAAGATTGCATTGTCTGCCAAGATGCTACTCATTCTATTATTTCGGCTATTAAAAGCATGGTTAGTCACAACGGTATTTCAAAGCCTTTTAAATCTGAAGAGGCTGATTCTTCAAATAAAAAATTGGAAGTAGGCATTAATAAATTTGTAGAACTGGCGGAAGAAATTAAAAATTTTAGTGGGGATCGACTATTGGAATTAGGAAAAGGGGACTATTTGAGAGCGGTGTTAGAATCCTTAGAAAGAATTTTTTCTAGAGTGTTGACTCCCCGAGTTAAGAGAATAAGTTCACCACATGTGATAGTTGTGGGAGAAAGTGGCGTTGGAAAGAGCACGTTCATCGGGTATTTACTCAAAGCGAAAATTATTTTTAAAAGCGAGGATGGTAAAGCGATGTATGAATCCGAGCAGACAGATCAATTTCCTGAAATCGGGCATCAAAATTCGAAGACCAAAGGAATTGCTGTTTTTGGCAGTTATATTGATACTGGGGGGCTTTTTGACACAGAAGGTCCTTCAGCTGAAATCTGCAACAGTATGGCTGTTTATCTTGCGAGTCAATTATATCCTCTAAACCGGTTAGTATATATGTTTGATTCTGCTGTTTTTAATAATAGAGCTCGTGGATTTTTTGATTTAATTGACCGATTGCGAAGGATTTTGCGTGATGCAACAAGTTTTGAAGCTCTATCCTCAATATTATTTGTGATAAATGATCCAGCATACACTTACCAAAAAAGTAAAAAAAAAATTATTGTGGATATTAAGCATGAAATTAAAATATTGAAAAAAAGATTAATTAAAAGTGGATTTTCCTATTCACAACTTAAGGAATTTAATAAGGATGATGCAGCGCAAGAAGATCAGAAAAGATTTATAGAAGATAATCCAGAAGTACCTGAGATTTATGAAAAAATAACCATTTTAAAAATGATTTTAACGATAGATAATATCGAAGTGCTTGATCTGAAAAGTGACATATCAAGACAAAGAGTTGAAAAAAAATTAATCGCAATTTCATTTCCACCTTTACCTCTCAATATGGAAAATTATGTTATGGGAGGATTTCAAAAATTTAAAGTCATTTTAAGGGATACTGCGAACTACTTCAATTCTCTTTTTGTAAGACGCGAACAACTCACATTTCAAATCAAACAAAATTGTTTAGATTTATCCAAGCTTGAAAGACTTATACATTGTAATGTCATGATTAAGGATTCCAACAGTAAATCTTGTGTGCAAGATAATATTCTCGAAATACGGGACATTATGAATGAACATAAGAAAGAATCAAATGAATGGATGGACAGATTAAAAGAAACAAGAGAATATCTTGCTATACTGAAACACCAGCGAGAGGAAGTCGTAAAAGACGAAACCCTTATTTTCTGGAAAAACGCCAGCTATAGGGATATATATCCTCCTATTTTTCTATATTGGTTAACACCAACGCGTGAGTTTAAGCAAGAAGCTTGCGAATTTGTTCAAGACATCAAATATTGCCATCCTAATAATGATGAAAGCTTAGGGAAGTTTATAGAGAAAAAAAAAGATGGGGCAATTCAAATTATCTACAAGCCTTGTGGATCTTTTCCTAAGAAAATTTATCAAAAAGATCCTAGCCAATATGCACAGATCGAATTTTTTATTAAAAAAAAGGATCATCCCCTTACTTTAAATCGATTATTGAGAATCGATTGGCTCATAAATCAATTTAATTTTTCGGAAAAATACTGTGAGAGAAGGATCAAACATCTTCAGGACATCAATCTAAAGTATCAAGCATGCGAAGACCAAAGGCTTAAATCTAAGGAAAATATCGAAAGCTGTGTTAGAAAAATAACTGATATAAAAACGAATAATTGTGGATTACAAAATGAGCTAAAAATGATAAGCTCAAAGCTATCTTTACATCGAGAATGGTTATGTTTAGTCGGAAAAATCATAAAAGCAATGAAGCTGAATGAAAAAGAGAATCAAGATGAGAATAAAATATTTAATGAGTTTCTGAATTATGTCCTGAAAGATAGAGGTATTCAAGATATTCGTTATGAAGAGCTTATGCATGGAGTGCACTCAAACATTGAAACACTTAAAACAAAAGTTTTTCGAGGCCTTTTTGATGCTTTTAAAACTTATCTTTAG